The DNA region AGGTGAAACCGAGTATATTTCTCCTATTCGTCGGTTTATTTTTTGAATATTACTTCTCCGCCAATTTGGCTTCGTCCCAAAAAACATCCATCTCGGAAAGCGTCATATCTTTCATGTCTTTTCCTAGTTCCTTGGCTTTCGCTTCTAAATATTGAAAACGTCCAATGAACTTCTTATTAGTACGCTCCAAGGCATTTTCTGGACTAATATTCAAAAATCGTGCATAATTCACCATTGAGAACATGACATCACCAAATTCGGATTCCATTTTATCCTGATCATTTATTCTCACCTCTTCTTGCAATTCGGCCAGTTCTTCCTGTACTTTTTCCCAGACCTGTTCGGGTTTTTCCCAATCAAAACCAACGCCTGCTACTTTTTCTTGGATACGGCTAGCCTTAACCAATGCAGGCAAACTGTTAGGTACACCTTCCAAAACACTCTTTTTGCCTTTACCTTCTTTAAGCTTAATCTTCTCCCAATTGCGCTTTACATCTTCCTCACTGTTTACCTCTACATCTCCGTAAATGTGTGGATGACGGTTAATCAACTTTTCACAAATTTCGTTGCAAACATCCGCTATATCAAAATCATTGGTCTCACTCCCAATTTTTGAGTAAAAAACAATATGTAGCAGAACATCGCCCAACTCTTTTTTTACTTCCTCCAAATCATCATCAAGGATAGCATCACCAAGCTCATACGTCTCTTCTATAGTCAGGTGACGCAGAGTTTTCATAGTCTGTTTTTTATCCCACGGACACTGCTCACGCAGCTCATCCATAATGGTCAACAAACGATCAAATGCCTCTAGTTTTTGCTGTCTTGTGTTCATACCCAAAAATTTGCGTAAAAGTACAAAGACCCACCCTTTAACGTGTGGAAAATTTAGAGTATTTTAGAAGTCTTTAGAAAGACTCAACTAGACCCAATTATGAATCACACAAACAGAAGATTTTTTTTGAAGCAATCCGGCTTGGCCGTTGCCGGAAGCCTTTTATTGCCTACCATGGGTTTTACTACACCACCCAATGAACAATTTGGTGTGCAGCTCTATACTTTCCGCGATGAAATGGCCAAAGACGCCAAAGGCACACTAGAGCAGATTGCTTCCATCGGTATAAAAAAAATAGAATCCGCACGAAGTAAAGAAGGCTTATATTATGGACTTTCACCAAAAGAAATGAAAGAAACTTGCGACAGCTTAGACATGAAACTTTGCAGTGGCCATGTGGCTTTGGACAAAAATTTTGATGATACCATGCGCCAAGCCGTTGAATCCGGTCAAGAGTATGTTATTTGCTCTTCCCTGCCTAGTAAAGGTCAGAATATTGAGAATTACAAAAAAGTGGCCGATGCTTTTAACGAAGCTGGAAAAGCTTGTAAAAAATTGGGGTTGAAATTCGGTTATCATAATCATGAATATGAATTTGAGTCTGATAAAGACGAAGTCCTATATGATGTTCTAATGGATAATACAGACCCTGACTTGGTATATATGGAACTAGATTTAGGTTGGGTGGTGGTTGCCGAAAAAGACCCATTACATTATTTTAAAAAATACCCTAAGCGTTTTCCGCTATGGCATTTGAAGGATATGGATATGAATGAAAAAATCAGTACCGAATTTGGAAAAGGAGGTCTTGATATCGCTACCATGATGGCGAATAAATCGGCTTCAGGTGTAGAACATATTTTTATAGAACAGGAAGAATATACAAGTAGTCCAATGGAAAGCATGAAAGAGAACATGACATTTTTAAAAGCATTATAATATGAGAAACTACAGCATACCTTCCCTCTTATCCGCATTTATTTTATTAGGCTTTTCATCATGCAAAGCACAACAAAAGAAAGCCGAAGACATCATTGCCAAAGATGCAGAGTTAACATTAGTTTCCGATGAATATAAATTTACCGAAGGCCCTGCAGTTGATGCGAACGGAGATATTTATTTCACGGACCAGCCCAATGACCGAATTGTAAAATGGGATGCTGCAAGCAATACAGTTACGGACTATATGAAGCCTTCAGGACGTGCAAACGGACTCTATTTTGACCATGACGGTAATCTTTTGGCTGCCGCCGATGAGAAAAACGAACTCTGGCGTATTGCTCCCGATAAAAAAGTAACCGTACTAATTGATGATTACGAAGAAAAAAAGTTAAATGGCCCCAATGACATTTGGGTTGATTTAGTAGGAGGAATTTATTTTACCGACCCGTTTTACAAAAGGTCTTGGTGGAAACATACGGAACCGGAACAAACCGCCAGAAGAGTATATTACCTTTCAAAAGGAAGCTCAACGCCAAAAATTGTAGCCGATGATAATTTTGAACAACCTAATGGAATAATTGGATCACCAGATGGTAAACTCTTATACGTTTCGGATAATGGTGCAAAAAAGACCTACGTCTACACCATATCTTCCAATGGAGTTTTATCTAACAAAAAATTGTTTGCCGATATGGGCTCTGATGGTATGACCATAGACAACCAAGGCAATGTGTATCTTACCGGAGACGGGGTTACCGTATTTAATTCCAAAGGTGAACAAATAGAACATATTGCAGTTCCCGAAAGTTGGACGGCCAATGTAACTTTTGGCGGACCTGACCAAAACATACTTTTTATTACAGCAATGGATTCTGTTTATACATTAGCCATGAACGTGCATGGTGTAAGATAGTTTTCCATTTGTCAAAACATAAAAAAGCCATTTCACATAAGGTGAAATGGCTTTTTCAATTACACTATTGTATTCCTAAAACTAATTCCAACCTCCGCCTAAAGCACGGTACACGTTAACTACCGCGTTCATTTGTTTTTGCTTGGTCTCTACAAGTTCTACGCGGGCTTCTAGAGCATCACGTTGTGTAAGCAAAACTTCCATATAATCTGCTCTGGCAGACCTAAAAAGTCGGTTTGAAATATCTATTGATGCGGTCAAGGCATCAACCTCTTTGGACCTTAGATCATAGCTCTTTTCGAAATTATCTATTTTCGCCAATTGATTTACTACCTCTACATACGCATTCAAAATGGTCTGTTCATAAGTATAGACCGCTTGCAGCTGCTTAGCACTGACACCGGTATATGCCGCTTTAATTGCATTTCTATTAATGAGAGGTGCCGTTAATTCACCAAACACGGAATAGATAAGGGATTCGGGGGTATCCAACAAATACTGCGACTTGAAAGATTGAAAACCGATTCCTACCGATAGCCCCAAAGACGGGTAAAATCTAGCCTTGGCCACCTTTACATCTAGCTTTGCCGCCAATAAATCAAGTTCTGCCTGTTTTACATCCGGACGGTTTGCCAGTAACTCAGAAGGCAGGCCTAAGTGCACTGTTTCCGGAACCAAGGTTTCAAATCCGTCGTAATCCCTAGCTATAGGCTGGGGGTATCGCCCTAACAAGAAATTGATTTCATTTTCCTTTTGGACAATTTCCTGTTGAATCTCGAACTGTAAACTCTTGGTGTGAAAAACTTCTGCTTCAAACTTTTTAACAGCCAGTTCATTTACTTTTGCCGCTGCTTTTTGAATTTTTACAATTTTTAAAGCATTGCTCTGAATACCAATGTTCTGCTGCACTATAGCCATTTGATTGTCCAGAGCCAACAACTCGTAATATGAATTTGCTATTTCTGAGATAAGATTGGTTACCATAAAGTTCCGTCCTTCTACCGAAGATAGGTAACGCATAACCGCAGCTTTTTTGGCATTCCTTAACTTATGCCAAATATCTATCTCCCAATTGGCCCGTGCTTCAAGCAAAAAATCGCCCAAAGGCTCCGGAAATTCCTCTCCAGGACGGATATCATTATTTGCATCACTTGCCCCTTGACTGGTGTACCTGCCGACTTTTTCCAATCCGCTACCAGCTTGCAGATTAACAAAGGGAAGATACTCCCCCTTTTTCTCCTTTACCTCACTCTGCGCCACTGCTATTTCCTGCAGCACAATATTGAGTTCTTGATTGTTCTGTAGTGCAATTTCAATAAGGGAACTAAGGTGTTCATCCTTAAAATAATCCCTCCACTTTACCGAAGCGGTATTGGAACTATCACCGGTTGCACCCTCATATTGATCGGGAACTGTAGTATCCGCTTCACGAACGGTTTTAGTGGGTACACATGAATGCAGTACTACGACTACACACAGAGAAACCACTATTTTAATATGTCTTATCATCTTTTAATTTTTTGGATTTTTCTTTCGCGATAGGATTTTTCTAAGCATTCTGCGCAACTGACCAACCTCTTCCTGAGAAACACTTTCCTCTTCAGAAGTTCTAATGAAGCCTTCCGAAATAGGTTCCGTATTTTCACCTTTGATGAGGGTACGGCCATCTGCCATTTTTGCAAAGACATAGTACAGGCCAGGTATAATCAAAACTCCCAAAAGTGTACCTAACAGCATCCCTCCCATGGCCGAACCTCCTATGGTCTGGTTTCCAATGGCACCGGCACCGGTGGCTACAATTAATGGAATCAATCCTGCTACGAAGGCAAAAGAAGTCATCAAAATAGGTCTAAAACGCATTTTTGCCCCTTCAATGGCCGCATCAAGAATAGTAGCACCTTCATTTCTTTTCTGCACCGCAAATTCTACAATTAACACCGCATTTTTTCCCAGTAGCCCTACCAACATGATCAAACCAATTTGAGCGTACACATCGTTGGCAAGTCCCATAGCTTTAAGGAGCAAAAATGACCCGAATATCCCAACGGGAAGAGATAAAATCACGGCCAATGGCAACAGAAAACTTTCGTATTGAGCGGCTAAGACCAAATACACAAAAATCAGTACCACTATAAATATGTAGATAGAATCATTACCCCTAGCGGCCTCATCATAGGAAAGACCTTCCCAGGCAATATCAAAACCATTGGGCAGACTTTCTTCCGCTACTTCACGAATGGCCGTAATGGCGTCTCCACTGGTATAGCCCGGTGCCGGCAAACCTCTAATCGCAGCCGAATTATACAGATTGTAGCGTGTAATCTCATTAGGGCCCAAACGTTTTTCGAGCTTCATAAAAGACGAATAGGATACCATTTCTCCTTTTTCGTTCTTAACAAAAAGCTGTTCAAGATCAGACGGCATACGCCTATATTCCGGTGCAGCTTGTGTATACACTTTAAAGAAACGCCCATATTTTATAAAGCCCTGTTCATAGGTACTACCAATTAAAATATTCAGGTTTTCCATGGCCTTTCCTATGGACACCCCTTTTTGCATGGCCGCCTTATTGTCTACCACAAGTTCATACTGAGGGTAATTGGCAGCAAAAAAAGTAAAGAGTCCGGTAAGCTCTTCCCTTTTACTAAGCGCATCAATAAATTCATTGTTTATCTTTTCAAATTCATGATAATCAGTATTATCCGTTTTATCCAAGAGACGCATAGAAAATCCCCCTGAAGAACCAAAACCTGGTACCGCTGGTGGTTCAAAAAATTCAATGACAGCCCCAAGATCCTTGCTTTCTTCTTCAAGCTCTTCCATTACCTCATGTACCGATTCATGGCGCTGGGACCAAGGTTTTAGGTTAATTAAACAAGTACCTGCATTGGACCCACGACCTTCTGTCATTATTTCATAACCTGCCAATGACGATACTGATTCTACGGCATCCATTTCTTCGCATAACGCCTGTAATTTATGAGCAACTTCATTGGTACGCTCCAATGTAGCACCCGGCGGAGTTTGTATAATGGCATAGATCGTACCTTGATCTTCATTGGGAATAAAACCGGCCGGCAAAGTTTCATTTGTTATGAATATACCCACGCAAAAGGCTATTAACAAACCAAAAGTAACCACACGCCGGTTGACGATATATTTCAACACATTTATATATCTCCCAGTGAGTTTTTCGAACCCTCTATTGAACCAATCTATAAACCTGTCAACAAGTGATTTCTTTCTTTTTTTACCGTGGTTATTTTTCAATATCATGGCACATAATACCGGTGTAAGCGTAAGTGCTACAACAGCCGAAATAATTATGGAGCCTGCCATGGTAATACTGAACTGTCTATAAAAGACCCCAACAGGCCCCGTCATAAAAGAGATAGGCACGAAAACCGAAACCATTACCATGGTTATGGCTATAATAGCACCCCCAATTTCACCTATTACCTGTTTGACCGCTTCATATGGACTTAAATTTTTCTCTTCCATCTTGGCATGGACAGCTTCGACCACAACAATGGCATCATCCACCACAATACCGATTGCAAGAACTAGGGCAAAAAGTGTAATTAAGTTGATAGAAAGACCAAAAAGTTGCATTACAAAAAATGCCCCTATCAAAGAAACCGGCACGGCAATAATAGGAATAAGAGTGGAACGCCAATCTCCTAAAAAGAGAAACACAACAATTGCCACTAGAATAAAGGCATCACGCAAAGTATGAACAACCTGCTCTATGGATGCATCCAAAAAATTAGACACGTCATAACTAATTTGATAGTCAATTCCAGGAGGCAGGTTTTCCTGAAGTTCCTTTAACTTATCCTTTACCGAATCGATTACATCACTGGCATTACTTCCAAAAGTTTGCTTAAGAACTATGGATGCCGATGGCTTTCCATCTAAATTGGAGTATATATCAAAAAACTCGCTTCCTAACTCTACGTCTGCAATATCACTTAGAGTTAGTATTTCGCCGTCTTCGTTGGCCTTTATTATTATATCCTTATACTGATCAGCTTCGTTATACCGTCCCTCATAAGTAAGTACATATTCCAATGCTTGGGACTTTTTACCCGAGCTACGTCCCAAGCGCCCCGGCCTGGCAATAACGCTTTGCTCGTCCATAGCCTCTAGAACTTCTTCTGCTGAAATATTGTAGGCCCTCATACGATCCGGATTTAACCAAACCCGCATAGCATACTTTCTACTCCCTAATATTTTAGCACTGGCAACTCCCGTTATCCGCTGCAGCTCCGGTACTATTTTGGTATAAGCATAATTGTAGAGAAACTTTTCATCGTTCTTTTTAGAAGAGCTAAAGAGATTCACGTACATTAACATACTTGGTTGTACGGGTGTAATGATCACACCTTCCCTTTGGACCAATGGAGGCAAAAGAGGCATAACCTGATCTACTCTGGTCTTTACCCTTACTACCGCTTCGTTTGGGTCGGTACCGGGTTCAAAGATGATACGAAGTGTTCCTTCTCCCGCACTGGTGGCATCAGATGCAATATAACGCATATCCTGCACCCCGTTAATTGCCGTTTCAATTGGTATTAGCGTGGATTTCACCAATACATCTGCGCTTGCTCCAGGGTATGCAATGAATATATTTACTGTTGTAGGGGCAATTTGCGGAAACTGTGATATTGGTAATTGTTTAATGGAGAGAAGCCCTACAAAAACAATAATTACCGAAATTACAATAGCCAAAACTGGCCGTTTTATAAATTTACTGAACATATTTTTGGTATTTAAGATTGGAGATTACTCTGCATAGAGATCAAGAAGGGCCAATTGTTTCTTAGGCGCCATAAAATCCGGCTCTATGTGACTACCTTCTTTTACCAATCTAATACCTTCCAGTAAAACTTTATCATCCTTAGACAATCCTTCTTGTACAACAAATAAATGTGGTAATTCCGAACTCACCGTCACCTCTTTCCGGTGAACGATATTGTTCTCGTCAAGTACAAAAACAAATTTCTTGTCCAAAACTTCAAAGGTTGCTTTTTGAGGTATGATCAAGACATCCTTTAGGGGTAATTTCATTAAAATACCGCCTGTTTCCCCGTGACGCAAAAGTCCTTTAGGATTAGGAAAGGTGGCTCTAAAGGCTATATTCCCAGTCTCATTATTGAACTCGCCTTCAATGGTTTCCACTATTCCTTCTTGGTCAAACTTTTGATTGTTGGCCATCAGCAGCTCTACACCTATTTTATCTTCAGAATTACCACTAAGTTCATAGTTTAAATATTCTGCTTCGGAAACATTAAAATACACCCACATTTTGCTGTTATCCGATAAGGAGGTCAACAGCTCACCTTCGTCTAAAAGGCTACCCTCCCTTACTAGTAGGTGGTCAATTATTCCATCAAAAGGGGCCCGGATATCCGTAAAACTTAAATGTGTTTGGGCCATGGTTACCTCTGCCTTCGCTTTTTCATATTTGGCCTTGCTCATTGCAAGCTCATTGGGAGAAACTACGTCACTATCCGCCAGTAATTGGGTATTCTTATATTCAATTTTGGCTACCTCAGCTTCCGCATCAGCTCTTTGCAACTCTGACTTATAGACCTTGTCCATAATTTTGAACATTGGCTGGCCTTTTTTAACGTGCTGACCCTCGTCTACAAAAATGGTTTGTAAATACCCTTTTTCCAGGGCTCTAAGTTCTATATTCCTGTATGAATGTATTTGGCAAACGTAATTTTTGGTTATGACCGTATCCATCAATATAGGATTGGTAACCAGATACTTTGCTTCTCTTTCCTTATGTTTTTTCTCTGATTGACAACTTGAGTGAAACAATAGCGCAGACAAGCTTATGAGCATGAAAATTCTTCTCATTACTTAATTTTTTAGTTTTGATAATGGTTTATGTTGATGCTTTAAAACATCATTGAAGTGTTTTTTCTAATGCCATATATTCCGCTCGGCACTAAAAAAAGAAAAGTCCGACATAATAGAATTTGCCGAACTGAATTTAAGAATCACAGCTGTAGAACGCTGAACATGAGGTGAAGTGTCTTATAAGCAGACAAGTAAGTTAAATGCCGATAAAAGGAAAGCTGATTCTTGATCAGATGGTAGAAATACCCCGTTTGGTAAAAAGTAGAAAGTAAATGAAGAGAGGTGTATTTTCTTAACTGTTTTTCAGAAAGTGTAGATTCCCTTTCCTCCTCTTCCTCTTCTTCTTGCTCATCTGTAATTTCAATTTTACTGTTGCGCTGTTTTTCAGTAGAAGAAGACTTTAAACCAGATGGAATATACTGTTCCGGTACAACCGTAGTAGCATTCCGTTCTGTTTGATGCCCTACAGTTATAGATGTAAAATGACTACAAACCGTATTTGCGGTTGCTTTACCACAAACACCAAAAAGGAGAATACAGAGAGATAAAAAATATTTTAAGAATCTTTTTTTCATCTGTCAGCAAAACTAATTCAGACTCTTAATTTGCTCACACTATATCATCTTAAATCTTTGTTAATGCCTTCATTTTTTTTCTGATCAACAGAGTCTCCCTGAATATATATAACAAAAGAGAACCAAAAGGTTCGTTTTTTTAATATCTTTCCATCAGGTCTAAAAAGGCCAAAGCCATCCTAAAAACCATAGGTAGTATGAAAAATGTATTTGACCAAAATGATGTAAGCGAACTAATTTCTCGCATTAACAAACTTAATCCGGACAGTAATAATTTATGGGGAAAGATGAACGTTGGCCAGATGGTGGCACACTGCAATGTTCCCTATGACATGACCTATACGGACAAATACCCAAAGCCTACAGGCTTCAAAAAATTCATGATCAAACTTTTAGCCAAGAACGCCGTTGTTGGTCCAAAACCTTATAAAAAAAATAGTCGCACTGCTCCGGAATTTTTAATTACGGACGAACGGGATTTTGAATCTGAAAAGCAAAAGCTCATTGGCCATTTAGAAAAGACGCAGCAATTGGGCTCGGCACATTTT from Zobellia alginiliquefaciens includes:
- the mazG gene encoding nucleoside triphosphate pyrophosphohydrolase gives rise to the protein MNTRQQKLEAFDRLLTIMDELREQCPWDKKQTMKTLRHLTIEETYELGDAILDDDLEEVKKELGDVLLHIVFYSKIGSETNDFDIADVCNEICEKLINRHPHIYGDVEVNSEEDVKRNWEKIKLKEGKGKKSVLEGVPNSLPALVKASRIQEKVAGVGFDWEKPEQVWEKVQEELAELQEEVRINDQDKMESEFGDVMFSMVNYARFLNISPENALERTNKKFIGRFQYLEAKAKELGKDMKDMTLSEMDVFWDEAKLAEK
- a CDS encoding sugar phosphate isomerase/epimerase family protein, encoding MNHTNRRFFLKQSGLAVAGSLLLPTMGFTTPPNEQFGVQLYTFRDEMAKDAKGTLEQIASIGIKKIESARSKEGLYYGLSPKEMKETCDSLDMKLCSGHVALDKNFDDTMRQAVESGQEYVICSSLPSKGQNIENYKKVADAFNEAGKACKKLGLKFGYHNHEYEFESDKDEVLYDVLMDNTDPDLVYMELDLGWVVVAEKDPLHYFKKYPKRFPLWHLKDMDMNEKISTEFGKGGLDIATMMANKSASGVEHIFIEQEEYTSSPMESMKENMTFLKAL
- a CDS encoding SMP-30/gluconolactonase/LRE family protein; amino-acid sequence: MRNYSIPSLLSAFILLGFSSCKAQQKKAEDIIAKDAELTLVSDEYKFTEGPAVDANGDIYFTDQPNDRIVKWDAASNTVTDYMKPSGRANGLYFDHDGNLLAAADEKNELWRIAPDKKVTVLIDDYEEKKLNGPNDIWVDLVGGIYFTDPFYKRSWWKHTEPEQTARRVYYLSKGSSTPKIVADDNFEQPNGIIGSPDGKLLYVSDNGAKKTYVYTISSNGVLSNKKLFADMGSDGMTIDNQGNVYLTGDGVTVFNSKGEQIEHIAVPESWTANVTFGGPDQNILFITAMDSVYTLAMNVHGVR
- a CDS encoding TolC family protein, whose protein sequence is MIRHIKIVVSLCVVVVLHSCVPTKTVREADTTVPDQYEGATGDSSNTASVKWRDYFKDEHLSSLIEIALQNNQELNIVLQEIAVAQSEVKEKKGEYLPFVNLQAGSGLEKVGRYTSQGASDANNDIRPGEEFPEPLGDFLLEARANWEIDIWHKLRNAKKAAVMRYLSSVEGRNFMVTNLISEIANSYYELLALDNQMAIVQQNIGIQSNALKIVKIQKAAAKVNELAVKKFEAEVFHTKSLQFEIQQEIVQKENEINFLLGRYPQPIARDYDGFETLVPETVHLGLPSELLANRPDVKQAELDLLAAKLDVKVAKARFYPSLGLSVGIGFQSFKSQYLLDTPESLIYSVFGELTAPLINRNAIKAAYTGVSAKQLQAVYTYEQTILNAYVEVVNQLAKIDNFEKSYDLRSKEVDALTASIDISNRLFRSARADYMEVLLTQRDALEARVELVETKQKQMNAVVNVYRALGGGWN
- a CDS encoding efflux RND transporter permease subunit, with the translated sequence MFSKFIKRPVLAIVISVIIVFVGLLSIKQLPISQFPQIAPTTVNIFIAYPGASADVLVKSTLIPIETAINGVQDMRYIASDATSAGEGTLRIIFEPGTDPNEAVVRVKTRVDQVMPLLPPLVQREGVIITPVQPSMLMYVNLFSSSKKNDEKFLYNYAYTKIVPELQRITGVASAKILGSRKYAMRVWLNPDRMRAYNISAEEVLEAMDEQSVIARPGRLGRSSGKKSQALEYVLTYEGRYNEADQYKDIIIKANEDGEILTLSDIADVELGSEFFDIYSNLDGKPSASIVLKQTFGSNASDVIDSVKDKLKELQENLPPGIDYQISYDVSNFLDASIEQVVHTLRDAFILVAIVVFLFLGDWRSTLIPIIAVPVSLIGAFFVMQLFGLSINLITLFALVLAIGIVVDDAIVVVEAVHAKMEEKNLSPYEAVKQVIGEIGGAIIAITMVMVSVFVPISFMTGPVGVFYRQFSITMAGSIIISAVVALTLTPVLCAMILKNNHGKKRKKSLVDRFIDWFNRGFEKLTGRYINVLKYIVNRRVVTFGLLIAFCVGIFITNETLPAGFIPNEDQGTIYAIIQTPPGATLERTNEVAHKLQALCEEMDAVESVSSLAGYEIMTEGRGSNAGTCLINLKPWSQRHESVHEVMEELEEESKDLGAVIEFFEPPAVPGFGSSGGFSMRLLDKTDNTDYHEFEKINNEFIDALSKREELTGLFTFFAANYPQYELVVDNKAAMQKGVSIGKAMENLNILIGSTYEQGFIKYGRFFKVYTQAAPEYRRMPSDLEQLFVKNEKGEMVSYSSFMKLEKRLGPNEITRYNLYNSAAIRGLPAPGYTSGDAITAIREVAEESLPNGFDIAWEGLSYDEAARGNDSIYIFIVVLIFVYLVLAAQYESFLLPLAVILSLPVGIFGSFLLLKAMGLANDVYAQIGLIMLVGLLGKNAVLIVEFAVQKRNEGATILDAAIEGAKMRFRPILMTSFAFVAGLIPLIVATGAGAIGNQTIGGSAMGGMLLGTLLGVLIIPGLYYVFAKMADGRTLIKGENTEPISEGFIRTSEEESVSQEEVGQLRRMLRKILSRKKNPKN
- a CDS encoding efflux RND transporter periplasmic adaptor subunit, with protein sequence MRRIFMLISLSALLFHSSCQSEKKHKEREAKYLVTNPILMDTVITKNYVCQIHSYRNIELRALEKGYLQTIFVDEGQHVKKGQPMFKIMDKVYKSELQRADAEAEVAKIEYKNTQLLADSDVVSPNELAMSKAKYEKAKAEVTMAQTHLSFTDIRAPFDGIIDHLLVREGSLLDEGELLTSLSDNSKMWVYFNVSEAEYLNYELSGNSEDKIGVELLMANNQKFDQEGIVETIEGEFNNETGNIAFRATFPNPKGLLRHGETGGILMKLPLKDVLIIPQKATFEVLDKKFVFVLDENNIVHRKEVTVSSELPHLFVVQEGLSKDDKVLLEGIRLVKEGSHIEPDFMAPKKQLALLDLYAE
- a CDS encoding DUF1569 domain-containing protein codes for the protein MKNVFDQNDVSELISRINKLNPDSNNLWGKMNVGQMVAHCNVPYDMTYTDKYPKPTGFKKFMIKLLAKNAVVGPKPYKKNSRTAPEFLITDERDFESEKQKLIGHLEKTQQLGSAHFQNKESHAFGPLTAQEWNVLFYKHLDHHLRQFNV